A single Sporosarcina sp. FSL W8-0480 DNA region contains:
- a CDS encoding MFS transporter, which produces MNIQKRNFIIIWLANFLVAGTMTMIMPFLSLYIETFGDHSDAYVQKWAGLIFGATFITALIMSPIWGRIADKYGFKPILLINGFGIATSVFLMGFVNSVEVFFLLRLLNGVVTGFIPTSLAFVSSQTAREEAGKKLGTLQMGSVTGTLFGPVLGGLMADAFGFQYTFIITSFSVVVAALIVLFGIKEEKKVKNTRVVHYSRKTILSGLLHHRLMLNVMIVTALIQIGNFSIQPLLSLYVAGLTDSNDVAFLAGLTFSAAGVGNLLFARKWGKMGDEIGYEKVLGALLILSFIFIIPQAFVSSIWQLMICRLLFGIAIGGMIPITTALVRREAPIDIQGEVMGYNTSFRFLGNIIGPMFGGIISGFIGISSVFLLTGALFLIGFGFLYYAIKKPVQDFEHFLADEAKQSNL; this is translated from the coding sequence ATGAATATTCAAAAGCGAAACTTCATTATCATATGGCTTGCCAACTTTTTAGTTGCGGGAACGATGACAATGATTATGCCATTCCTATCTTTATATATAGAAACGTTCGGAGATCATTCCGATGCCTATGTCCAAAAATGGGCCGGACTCATTTTTGGTGCAACTTTCATTACAGCTTTAATCATGTCTCCGATCTGGGGTCGAATTGCAGATAAATATGGCTTTAAGCCGATCCTGCTTATTAATGGATTCGGGATTGCGACATCCGTTTTCTTGATGGGATTCGTAAATTCCGTTGAAGTATTCTTCCTTCTCCGCCTTCTAAATGGTGTAGTTACGGGCTTCATCCCCACTTCACTTGCATTCGTATCATCACAGACGGCAAGAGAAGAAGCCGGTAAGAAATTAGGAACTTTGCAAATGGGAAGTGTGACCGGAACGCTATTCGGTCCTGTTTTAGGTGGATTGATGGCCGATGCGTTTGGTTTTCAATATACATTCATCATTACGTCTTTTTCAGTTGTCGTAGCTGCTTTGATTGTCCTATTTGGGATTAAAGAGGAAAAGAAAGTGAAGAATACGAGAGTGGTGCATTATTCCCGTAAAACGATTTTAAGCGGACTGCTTCATCACCGTTTAATGTTAAACGTAATGATTGTTACAGCATTGATCCAAATCGGGAACTTTAGCATTCAGCCTCTACTTTCCCTTTACGTTGCAGGTCTGACAGATTCGAATGATGTGGCATTTCTTGCCGGTCTGACATTTAGTGCTGCGGGAGTTGGCAATCTCCTTTTTGCCAGGAAATGGGGAAAAATGGGCGATGAAATTGGATATGAAAAGGTGCTTGGCGCATTGCTCATCCTTTCTTTCATTTTCATCATACCGCAAGCATTCGTCTCTTCCATTTGGCAACTGATGATTTGCCGGTTATTGTTCGGTATTGCAATTGGCGGGATGATTCCAATCACTACTGCCCTTGTCAGACGTGAAGCGCCGATTGATATCCAAGGAGAAGTAATGGGTTACAATACAAGCTTCCGTTTCCTTGGCAATATCATTGGACCGATGTTCGGTGGTATTATTAGTGGTTTTATCGGAATATCATCAGTCTTCCTCCTTACAGGTGCATTATTCTTAATCGGATTTGGCTTCTTATATTACGCAATTAAAAAACCAGTACAAGACTTCGAGCACTTTCTCGCAGATGAGGCAAAGCAATCGAATCTATAA
- a CDS encoding peptidylprolyl isomerase, with protein sequence MKKSMFALLTIFILLMLAACGQGDKDQQEQQSANGSASVGNEATEEEGEATNEEDAIMYPQLSNEVASNEALVVMNTTMGPIKIKLFPEKAPKTVENFLTHAENGYYDGIIFHRVIKDFMIQGGDPTGTGMGGESIYGNSFEDEFTMDLFNLRGALSMANAGPNTNGSQFFIVQASNPPASAAQLTQGGWPEEIAEAYEKNGGTPHLDQKHTVFGQVIEGMDVVDKIANAKTGAQDKPVEEISIESIEIIQK encoded by the coding sequence ATGAAGAAGAGTATGTTTGCTTTGCTTACAATCTTCATATTGCTCATGCTTGCCGCTTGTGGTCAAGGCGATAAAGATCAACAGGAACAGCAATCTGCAAATGGTTCCGCGAGCGTTGGGAATGAAGCAACGGAAGAAGAAGGCGAGGCAACTAATGAGGAGGACGCAATTATGTATCCACAGTTATCAAACGAAGTTGCATCAAACGAAGCATTGGTCGTTATGAACACAACAATGGGACCTATCAAAATCAAGCTATTCCCTGAAAAAGCACCAAAAACAGTTGAAAATTTCTTGACACACGCTGAAAACGGTTATTACGACGGAATCATTTTCCATCGCGTTATTAAAGATTTCATGATCCAAGGGGGAGACCCAACTGGAACTGGAATGGGTGGGGAAAGCATCTATGGCAATTCATTCGAGGATGAATTTACAATGGATCTTTTCAATCTAAGAGGCGCTTTATCAATGGCGAATGCTGGTCCAAATACGAACGGCAGCCAATTCTTTATCGTACAAGCTTCAAATCCTCCAGCATCAGCTGCTCAATTGACACAAGGCGGATGGCCGGAAGAAATCGCGGAAGCATATGAAAAAAATGGCGGTACTCCGCATCTTGACCAAAAACATACAGTATTCGGCCAAGTAATCGAGGGAATGGATGTAGTTGACAAAATTGCCAACGCTAAAACAGGCGCTCAAGATAAGCCTGTTGAAGAAATTTCAATCGAATCCATCGAAATAATCCAGAAGTAA
- a CDS encoding MalY/PatB family protein: MKEFEQVIDRKQTRSVKWGNMEAVYGVEDASEILPMWIADMDFKAPEPIIAAMQKRLDHGVFGYSYICSKCKDAVRSWLSSRHGWETENDWMLFHHGVVPAIATVVETFTKAGDNVLITTPVYPPFFNVPGHQGRNIVECQLKEDNGNYSIDFEAFEKCLQQDVKVFILCNPHNPAGIIWTEEELRTILRLCKKYDVLVLSDEIHADLVLPGFKHIPLAKLAEEEGGKVITCVAPTKTFNLAGVQAAIMIAKDEELRIPLQQNALAHGQMELNAFAASSLVSAYTECEPWLENLLEIISTNMDYVIDTLTEAVPGISIQKPHSTYLLWIDYRGTGLSEEEMMDKLLNKGKLALEPGTKYGEAGRGFLRMNVATPFAIVKEGVERFIKAMQ, from the coding sequence ATGAAAGAGTTTGAGCAAGTGATTGATCGCAAACAAACACGATCCGTAAAATGGGGAAATATGGAGGCTGTTTATGGTGTAGAAGACGCTTCTGAAATATTACCTATGTGGATTGCAGATATGGATTTCAAGGCACCCGAACCGATAATCGCAGCGATGCAAAAGCGTTTGGATCATGGTGTTTTTGGTTACTCGTACATATGCAGCAAATGTAAAGACGCAGTACGCTCCTGGTTATCTTCACGCCACGGATGGGAAACAGAAAATGACTGGATGCTCTTCCATCATGGAGTAGTGCCTGCTATTGCAACAGTCGTTGAAACGTTTACGAAAGCAGGGGACAATGTTTTAATCACAACACCGGTATATCCGCCATTTTTCAATGTCCCTGGCCATCAAGGTCGCAATATCGTCGAATGTCAGTTGAAAGAGGACAATGGAAATTACTCGATCGACTTTGAAGCATTCGAGAAGTGCCTGCAGCAAGATGTTAAGGTGTTCATCTTATGTAATCCTCATAATCCTGCGGGCATCATTTGGACAGAGGAAGAGTTGCGTACAATCCTTCGCCTATGTAAGAAATATGACGTATTGGTCCTCTCCGATGAAATTCATGCCGATCTTGTCCTTCCGGGGTTCAAGCATATTCCACTTGCGAAGCTTGCCGAAGAGGAAGGCGGCAAAGTCATCACTTGTGTAGCACCTACTAAAACGTTCAACCTGGCAGGTGTACAAGCAGCGATTATGATCGCAAAGGATGAAGAGTTAAGGATTCCACTTCAACAAAATGCATTGGCCCATGGACAAATGGAATTGAATGCCTTCGCTGCATCTTCCCTCGTGTCTGCATACACGGAGTGTGAGCCATGGCTTGAGAACTTACTTGAAATCATTTCGACCAATATGGATTATGTCATTGATACATTAACGGAGGCGGTTCCGGGAATCTCTATTCAAAAGCCTCACTCCACTTACCTATTATGGATCGATTACCGTGGGACGGGACTATCCGAAGAAGAAATGATGGACAAGCTGTTGAATAAAGGAAAACTCGCACTTGAGCCAGGTACGAAATATGGTGAAGCTGGACGAGGATTCCTTCGTATGAACGTCGCAACACCGTTTGCGATTGTTAAAGAAGGCGTGGAAAGATTTATAAAGGCAATGCAATAA
- a CDS encoding DUF1871 family protein: MQTIEMNKKAITLLEEWDPFNAGRKAYEDEIADVLIELEVLDHPTDLAKRIRDIYEKSYAIWIPIEKCIQISYKLIAVKYEAKSIV, translated from the coding sequence GTGCAAACAATTGAAATGAATAAAAAAGCAATCACACTACTTGAAGAATGGGATCCTTTCAATGCTGGTAGAAAAGCATATGAGGATGAGATAGCCGATGTGTTAATAGAGTTAGAGGTGCTTGATCATCCTACTGATCTTGCGAAACGAATCCGCGATATTTATGAGAAATCCTACGCAATTTGGATTCCGATTGAGAAATGCATACAAATATCATATAAATTAATAGCCGTAAAATACGAGGCGAAATCCATCGTCTGA
- a CDS encoding sigma-70 family RNA polymerase sigma factor → MDESNLIVNAQNGDRAAFAQLMDIHYRTVEKFAYQCGVRIDDIPDVTQEVFIKLYRFLHQFNQQRFTTWLYKITLNTARDYYRKEGRETAKEERLKREGKPTGNQSAEHQVLLFEEDQELHESILRLDEKYRIPLILFYFQDLSYQQIADVLNITLSTVKTRIFRAKDVLKKEMSMIGGLSHEQ, encoded by the coding sequence ATGGACGAATCCAATTTGATCGTAAACGCGCAGAATGGGGATCGGGCTGCATTTGCGCAATTGATGGATATACATTATCGGACTGTCGAGAAATTCGCGTACCAATGTGGTGTGCGTATCGATGACATTCCGGATGTTACGCAGGAAGTGTTTATAAAACTATACAGGTTTCTGCATCAATTCAATCAACAACGTTTTACGACATGGTTATATAAAATCACGTTAAATACGGCAAGAGACTATTACCGTAAAGAGGGAAGGGAAACAGCGAAGGAGGAGCGGTTGAAAAGAGAAGGGAAGCCGACAGGCAATCAATCAGCTGAGCACCAGGTCCTTCTCTTTGAAGAGGACCAAGAGTTGCATGAGTCAATCCTTCGACTTGATGAGAAATACAGAATTCCTCTTATCTTGTTTTATTTCCAAGATTTATCCTATCAGCAGATTGCGGACGTATTGAATATAACCCTTTCGACAGTGAAGACACGGATATTCAGAGCGAAAGATGTCTTGAAAAAAGAAATGAGCATGATTGGAGGTCTATCACATGAACAATGA
- the yugI gene encoding S1 domain-containing post-transcriptional regulator GSP13 has translation MGRNYEVGEELTGKVTGIQPYGAFVALDDKTQGLVHISEITYGFVRDINEYLAVGDEVRVRILEVDQAAGKISLSIRALQEPPNNFQKPERPRKSLQDKVKEHDSEGFNSLKDKLKDWIDRSGY, from the coding sequence ATGGGAAGAAATTATGAAGTGGGGGAAGAGTTGACTGGCAAAGTGACGGGAATACAGCCATATGGCGCATTTGTCGCACTTGATGACAAGACGCAAGGTCTTGTTCATATTTCGGAAATCACATACGGATTTGTCCGGGACATCAATGAATATTTGGCAGTAGGAGACGAAGTGAGAGTGAGAATATTGGAAGTCGATCAGGCTGCCGGTAAAATCAGTTTATCAATCCGCGCACTTCAAGAACCGCCAAACAATTTCCAAAAACCCGAACGCCCCCGAAAATCTTTACAAGACAAAGTTAAAGAGCATGATTCAGAAGGTTTCAATTCACTTAAAGACAAACTGAAAGACTGGATTGACAGATCAGGATACTAA
- a CDS encoding sigma 54-interacting transcriptional regulator produces the protein MDKNEKSLFPLFEFAVNRAGVGIHAVDRTGRTVIYNDKMKAIEGLELEEVVDRSILELFNFDQEESTLLKVLQSGQEQLNVKQTYWNRKGTEITTINDTYPVFHEDELIGAVEFARDITALEKFVLHPLRKNSEPATFSQIIATSEEMKTVISTAKKAAVANLPVLLIGESGTGKDLIAESIHNESSTSNGSYYTFFGHQSDATIIDRLDEDLNLSKPFTLFCERIDLLSISLQQKLFAYLKDSERHGRQFIASIGDDPVELIAKGSLLKDLYYFFASFTIRITPLRKRKMDILPFVNSYLAKRKERFGSSLEGVTSEVEQIFLQYDWPGNMRELEFLLDEVSSLATMESVLTYDMLPMHFRLKSNGLSETSTQATDFIVQPEKELVPLDRYLKAAEEYYLLKAMKIHDENITKTAQALGMSRQNLQYRLRKLKNGR, from the coding sequence ATGGACAAAAACGAAAAATCTCTTTTTCCTTTATTCGAATTTGCGGTCAATCGGGCTGGCGTTGGAATCCATGCTGTAGATAGAACTGGCCGAACCGTCATTTATAACGATAAAATGAAAGCAATTGAAGGCCTGGAACTTGAAGAAGTCGTTGACCGTTCCATCTTGGAATTATTCAATTTCGATCAGGAAGAGAGTACATTACTGAAAGTACTTCAAAGTGGCCAGGAACAACTGAATGTCAAACAGACGTATTGGAACCGAAAAGGGACTGAAATTACAACTATCAATGATACCTATCCAGTATTTCATGAGGATGAACTTATTGGCGCAGTGGAATTTGCGCGGGATATCACTGCCCTTGAGAAGTTTGTGCTTCATCCACTACGCAAAAATAGTGAACCAGCAACTTTTAGCCAAATCATCGCCACTTCTGAAGAGATGAAAACCGTTATTTCAACAGCGAAAAAAGCCGCAGTTGCGAATTTACCGGTTCTTCTTATAGGGGAATCCGGAACAGGTAAAGATTTGATCGCCGAAAGCATTCATAATGAATCATCCACCTCCAATGGCTCTTACTATACTTTTTTCGGTCACCAATCAGACGCTACGATTATTGACAGATTGGATGAGGATCTGAATTTGTCAAAACCATTCACCTTATTCTGTGAGCGGATCGATTTATTATCCATTTCACTTCAACAAAAACTATTTGCATACTTAAAGGATTCGGAGCGTCATGGGCGCCAATTTATAGCAAGCATTGGGGATGATCCTGTGGAGTTGATCGCAAAGGGGTCTTTATTGAAGGACCTATATTATTTCTTTGCTTCTTTTACGATTCGGATTACACCTCTGCGGAAAAGGAAAATGGACATCCTTCCGTTCGTAAATTCTTATTTGGCGAAGCGGAAAGAGCGCTTCGGCTCTTCCCTTGAAGGGGTGACAAGTGAAGTGGAACAGATCTTTCTTCAATACGATTGGCCGGGGAATATGCGTGAATTGGAGTTTTTACTGGATGAGGTTTCCTCGCTGGCTACAATGGAATCTGTTCTCACTTATGATATGCTGCCTATGCATTTCCGGTTGAAAAGTAACGGTTTATCCGAAACTTCAACGCAAGCAACTGATTTCATCGTACAGCCGGAGAAAGAGTTAGTGCCTCTTGACCGTTATTTAAAAGCGGCCGAAGAGTATTATTTGCTCAAAGCAATGAAAATACACGATGAAAACATTACTAAAACTGCTCAAGCACTTGGGATGAGTAGACAAAATCTGCAATACCGTTTAAGGAAATTAAAAAATGGGAGATAG
- the pruA gene encoding L-glutamate gamma-semialdehyde dehydrogenase, with product MIPYKHEPFTDFTNEENKKAYLAALKQVEGYLGQDYPLIIGGERIMTEDKLVSTNPANKEEVIGRVSKASRDLAEKAMNVADKTFETWRKVSPEFRADVLFKAAAIIRRRKHEFSALLTKEAGKPWNEADADTAEAIDFLEFYGRQMLKLKDGIPVESRPGEFNRFDYIPLGVGVVISPWNFALAIMAGTTVAALVTGNTVLLKPASTTTVVAYKFMEVLEEAGMPAGVVNYIPGSGAEVGDYLVDHPRTRFVSFTGSREIGTRIFERASKVNEGQIWLKRVIAEMGGKDTIVVDNDADLELAAQSIVKSAFGFSGQKCSACSRAVIHEDVYDQVVARVEELTKGLSYGDPTEQSNFTGPVIDQGSFDKIMSYIEIGKEEGRLVAGGEGDSSKGYFVAPTVFVDVDPKARIMQEEIFGPVVAITKAKSFDEAIEIANNTDYGLTGAVITNNRAHIEQARQDFHVGNLYFNRGCTGAIVGYQPFGGFNMSGTDSKAGGPDYLQLHMQGKTTSETF from the coding sequence ATGATTCCATACAAACACGAACCATTCACAGACTTTACAAACGAAGAAAACAAAAAAGCATATCTTGCTGCATTGAAACAAGTTGAAGGATACCTTGGCCAAGATTATCCTTTGATCATTGGTGGCGAGCGTATTATGACTGAAGATAAACTCGTTTCGACAAACCCTGCTAACAAAGAGGAAGTGATCGGTAGAGTTTCTAAAGCAAGCAGAGATCTTGCTGAAAAAGCAATGAACGTAGCGGATAAAACGTTTGAAACATGGAGAAAAGTGTCACCTGAATTCCGTGCAGACGTTCTTTTCAAAGCAGCTGCAATTATCCGTCGTCGTAAGCATGAGTTTTCTGCACTTTTAACAAAAGAAGCGGGTAAACCATGGAACGAAGCGGATGCTGATACAGCTGAAGCAATCGACTTCCTTGAGTTCTATGGACGCCAAATGTTGAAATTGAAAGACGGTATTCCTGTAGAAAGCCGTCCTGGCGAATTCAACCGTTTCGATTATATTCCATTAGGCGTGGGTGTTGTTATCTCTCCTTGGAACTTTGCACTTGCAATCATGGCGGGTACAACAGTTGCGGCATTGGTTACTGGTAATACTGTTCTATTGAAACCTGCATCTACAACAACTGTTGTGGCATATAAATTCATGGAAGTTCTTGAAGAGGCTGGTATGCCTGCAGGAGTAGTTAACTACATTCCGGGTTCAGGAGCTGAAGTGGGCGACTATCTTGTTGACCATCCAAGAACTCGTTTCGTTTCATTCACTGGTTCGAGAGAAATCGGAACGCGTATTTTCGAACGTGCTTCCAAAGTGAACGAAGGCCAAATCTGGTTGAAACGCGTAATAGCTGAAATGGGCGGTAAAGATACAATTGTAGTTGACAATGACGCGGATCTTGAATTGGCCGCACAATCTATCGTTAAATCTGCATTCGGTTTCAGTGGACAAAAATGTTCAGCATGCTCACGCGCTGTCATCCATGAAGATGTGTATGATCAAGTCGTAGCACGTGTTGAAGAGTTAACAAAAGGATTGTCATACGGCGATCCAACTGAGCAATCCAACTTTACAGGTCCGGTTATCGACCAAGGTTCATTTGATAAAATCATGAGCTATATCGAAATCGGAAAAGAAGAAGGACGTCTTGTTGCTGGTGGAGAAGGGGATAGCTCGAAAGGGTATTTCGTCGCTCCAACTGTATTTGTAGACGTTGATCCGAAAGCGCGTATCATGCAAGAAGAAATCTTCGGCCCTGTCGTTGCAATTACAAAAGCGAAAAGTTTCGATGAAGCAATCGAAATTGCGAACAACACAGATTACGGTCTGACTGGAGCGGTAATTACGAATAACCGTGCACATATCGAACAAGCGCGTCAAGATTTCCATGTCGGAAACTTGTATTTCAACCGTGGCTGCACAGGCGCTATCGTAGGCTACCAACCATTCGGCGGATTCAATATGTCAGGTACGGACTCAAAAGCTGGCGGTCCAGATTACCTACAACTTCATATGCAAGGTAAAACAACTTCAGAGACATTCTAA
- a CDS encoding ornithine--oxo-acid transaminase, protein MSISENIISQTNKFGANNYHPLPIVISEAEGVWVKDPEGNKYMDMLSAYSAVNQGHRHPKIIKALKDQADKVTLTSRAFHNDQLGPWYEMICKLSGKEMTLPMNTGAEAVETAIKAARRWAYDVKGVEENKAEIIGCEGNFHGRTMTAVSLSSEAEYKRGFGPMLPGIKLVPFGDLRSLEEAITPNTAAFIIEPIQGEAGILIPPAGYMKAAFDLCKKHNVLFIADEIQAGLCRTGKMFACEWEGIEPDMYILGKALGGGVFPISCVVANKDILGVFNPGSHGSTFGGNPMACAVSIASLEVLQDEKLADKSLELGEYFIEQLKKINNPSIKEVRGRGLFIGVELTEEARPYCEKLKELGLLCKETHETVIRFAPPLIISKEELDWALEQINKVFTS, encoded by the coding sequence ATGTCGATTTCAGAGAATATCATTTCACAGACAAATAAGTTTGGAGCCAATAACTATCATCCACTGCCAATCGTTATTTCAGAGGCTGAAGGGGTTTGGGTGAAGGATCCTGAGGGAAATAAATACATGGATATGCTGTCAGCTTACTCCGCTGTAAACCAAGGACACCGTCATCCGAAAATCATAAAGGCACTGAAGGATCAAGCCGACAAAGTTACATTGACGTCCCGTGCCTTCCACAATGACCAACTTGGCCCATGGTATGAAATGATCTGCAAACTTTCTGGTAAGGAAATGACATTGCCGATGAACACGGGTGCGGAAGCAGTTGAAACTGCTATTAAAGCCGCTCGCCGTTGGGCTTATGATGTAAAAGGCGTTGAAGAAAACAAGGCAGAGATCATTGGATGTGAAGGCAACTTCCATGGCCGGACGATGACTGCGGTTTCCCTCTCATCAGAAGCTGAATATAAACGTGGGTTCGGTCCAATGTTACCGGGCATTAAGTTAGTTCCTTTCGGTGATTTGAGATCATTGGAAGAAGCAATCACTCCGAACACAGCAGCTTTCATCATTGAACCAATCCAAGGCGAAGCTGGAATCCTTATTCCACCAGCCGGATATATGAAGGCGGCATTCGACCTATGTAAAAAACATAACGTCCTTTTCATTGCTGATGAAATTCAGGCTGGCCTTTGCAGAACGGGTAAAATGTTTGCATGCGAGTGGGAAGGTATTGAACCTGATATGTACATTCTTGGAAAAGCACTTGGTGGTGGGGTTTTCCCAATCTCTTGTGTAGTAGCCAATAAAGATATTCTTGGTGTATTCAATCCGGGATCCCATGGCTCGACTTTCGGTGGAAACCCGATGGCTTGTGCCGTATCAATCGCTTCTTTGGAAGTGCTTCAGGATGAAAAACTTGCCGACAAATCACTTGAACTTGGCGAATATTTTATTGAACAGTTGAAGAAAATCAATAATCCTTCGATAAAAGAAGTGCGTGGACGTGGACTGTTCATAGGTGTGGAACTAACGGAAGAAGCCCGTCCGTATTGTGAGAAATTGAAAGAATTAGGATTACTTTGCAAAGAGACACATGAAACCGTAATCCGATTTGCTCCTCCTTTAATTATTTCTAAAGAAGAGCTCGACTGGGCATTGGAACAAATTAATAAAGTTTTTACAAGTTAA
- a CDS encoding Glu/Leu/Phe/Val dehydrogenase: protein MTENLNLFTSTQVVIKDALDKLGYDEGMYELLKEPIRMVEVRIPVRMDDGKVKVFTGFRGQHNDAVGPTKGGVRFHPQVSADEVRALSMWMTLKAGIVDLPYGGGKGGIICDPREMSMGELERLSRGYVRALSQVMGPTKDIPAPDVFTNAQIMAWMMDEYSRIDEFNSPGFITGKPIVLGGSQGRDRATAEGVTIIINEAAKKRGIDMKGARVVIQGFGNAGSFLSKFLHDAGAKVIGISDAYGALHDPEGLDIDYLLDRRDSFGTVTTLFENTISNSELLELDCDILVPAAIENQITEKNAHNIKATIVVEAANGPTTSEATKILTERGILLVPDVLASAGGVTVSYFEWVQNNMGYYWSEDEVREKMTAKMVDAFENVYNVSSSRNIDMRLAAYMIGIRKTAEASRFRGWA from the coding sequence ATGACTGAAAACCTGAATCTATTTACGTCTACGCAAGTTGTCATCAAGGATGCATTAGACAAATTAGGCTATGATGAAGGAATGTACGAACTACTTAAAGAACCTATTCGCATGGTAGAGGTTAGAATTCCAGTCCGTATGGACGATGGAAAAGTGAAAGTGTTCACGGGATTCCGTGGTCAACACAATGATGCTGTAGGACCTACAAAAGGTGGGGTGCGTTTTCACCCACAAGTAAGTGCGGACGAAGTGCGTGCACTATCTATGTGGATGACATTGAAAGCTGGTATCGTTGATCTTCCATATGGCGGTGGTAAAGGTGGAATCATCTGTGATCCACGAGAAATGTCCATGGGTGAATTGGAGCGCTTGAGCCGTGGGTATGTACGTGCACTTAGCCAGGTAATGGGACCGACAAAAGATATTCCGGCGCCAGACGTTTTCACAAACGCACAAATTATGGCGTGGATGATGGATGAATATAGCAGAATCGACGAGTTCAACTCACCAGGTTTCATCACTGGTAAACCAATTGTACTTGGAGGTTCCCAAGGACGCGATCGTGCAACAGCTGAAGGTGTAACGATCATTATCAACGAAGCTGCTAAAAAACGCGGAATTGATATGAAAGGTGCACGTGTTGTTATCCAAGGATTCGGGAATGCGGGAAGCTTCCTATCGAAATTCCTACATGATGCTGGTGCAAAAGTAATCGGAATTTCCGATGCTTATGGGGCGCTTCATGATCCTGAAGGATTGGATATCGATTATTTATTAGATCGACGCGACAGTTTCGGAACAGTAACGACTCTTTTTGAAAATACGATTTCGAATAGCGAATTGTTGGAGTTGGATTGTGATATCCTTGTACCGGCAGCTATCGAAAACCAAATTACAGAAAAGAATGCTCATAATATTAAAGCTACAATTGTTGTTGAAGCTGCTAACGGTCCGACAACATCTGAAGCTACAAAAATTCTTACTGAACGTGGAATCCTTCTTGTACCGGACGTTCTTGCAAGCGCAGGAGGCGTAACGGTTTCATACTTTGAGTGGGTACAAAACAACATGGGTTACTACTGGTCAGAAGATGAAGTACGCGAGAAAATGACTGCGAAAATGGTGGATGCATTTGAAAATGTTTATAATGTATCTTCTTCACGTAACATTGATATGCGACTCGCAGCATATATGATAGGAATTCGCAAGACAGCAGAAGCATCAAGATTCCGTGGTTGGGCATAA
- a CDS encoding DUF378 domain-containing protein — protein MDRVRKIALAITIIGAFNWGVVGLFSFDVVAQLANGYAKPLARFFYMAVGVSGLITLTVLFDYLKDRSDDKVIVAEPENV, from the coding sequence TTGGATAGAGTTCGAAAAATAGCATTAGCAATTACAATAATAGGGGCTTTTAACTGGGGAGTAGTCGGGCTCTTTAGTTTCGATGTAGTTGCGCAACTTGCGAATGGGTATGCAAAACCACTCGCTCGCTTCTTTTATATGGCGGTAGGGGTTTCTGGACTTATTACTTTAACTGTTCTTTTTGACTATCTAAAGGACCGTTCTGATGACAAAGTGATAGTTGCCGAGCCTGAGAATGTGTAA